From the Rhizobium sp. ARZ01 genome, the window CCCGGCGGGAGGCCGGAACGTGGCGTCGCGAACCATGTCACGGGACGTCTGCCGGGCTTGCGGTGGCCCCAAAGTCGCGCCGAATCAGGATGGTTTCTTAAAGCGTGCCGAGGAAGTTCGCGGCCGCCGACTTCGCCAGGATTGCGACCATGAATAGGATTGGCCAGGCAAGAAGAGCTGCGGCGAGACCGGGACGAGCGCCGCGAAGGTGCATGAAGTCCAGGATGATCAAGCGGGCCTTGAAAATCGTCAAGCCAAGAACGGCGATGATGGCGACAAGCGGAAGTGCTTCGTGTTTCCACTGCGCTGAGATCAGGCCGGAAACGATACCCATCATCAGGATCCAGTTGGTGCTGGCAAACAGCGAAGCGGAGGATTTGGGCTTCATCGTCATCACCCGAAATAGATCAGAGGAAACATGACGAGCCAGACCAGGTCGATGACATGCCAAAGGGTCGTCAGGATGAGGATATTGCCGCGCTCGGGTCTCCTTGCGACAAGCAGGAATAGGCCGGCGATGAAGGCAACGTGCGCCAGATGGAAACCGGTGATCATGAAGTACAGCTCGAAGAACGTGCTGAACGTATCGTCGCCGGCGAACTTCCATTCCGAACTGTACTCGACGAACTTCAATGCGACGAACAGGAAGCCCAGTGCCGCGGCGATCAGGAGGCAGATGCGCTGTTGCAGCAGGCTGGCGCCTTCCCGAGCTGCAAGTGCCGCCTGCCATCCGCTTGCGAGCAGGACGATCGTGTTGATGCTGGCAATGCGCGCCGACAGGTGCAATTGCGCCGCATCAAACGTCTCGGCATGAAGAACGGACATGACGAGGTAGGCGGATAGAAGAATGCCGAAGGCGGCCAGTTCGCTCCAGACAAGCACCCAGAGCAGTAGGTCGCCGCCCTCGTCGGTGGAGTCGGCCTGTGACAGCGGCGCCATCGTCATGTGTATCTCCCGCTCTGTTTGCGCCATGCATGACGCATCCCGGCGCTCCGCTCTTTGCCTTTTCGCAAAGACGGAAGCAGGCGGGTCGCTAGCATTGGCAAAAATCAAGAGGTTACTGAGATGTCAGACGCCCAGGCCGGCCTGCTCATGGCTACCCCCATTATCGTCGCTTTTGCGATCGCCCTTCATCGGATGGGCGTGCTGCAGCGCTACAGTGCCGTAGCAGCCGTTCTTTTCTCCGTCGCGATCGCTGCGGTGCTGTTCCTGCAGCAGTAAGGTCGACGGGTGAGCGGAGCCTAAAAAACCGTCTGTTGTTTGTTCCAGCGCAAAGATGGTTGACGAAACACGCGGATAAACATGACTTAAATAGTCATATTAACGGGTGGACAATCACATGCGCACATCTCGCTCTCTCGCAATTGCCGGTATCAGCCTTCTGGGCTTTTCCCTTCTTCCCGCCTACGGCGCCGAATTTCCCATCGGCGAACCGCAACTTGTCAGCGGCATGGAAATTGCGGCGGTCTATCTCCAGCCAATCGAGATGGAGCCGGAGGGCATGATGGCGCCCGCGAGCGAGACGGATATCCATCTCGAGGCCGATATCCATGCGACTGCCGACAACACGAACGGGTTCGCCGAAGGCGACTGGCTGCCGAACCTCGCCGTCGACTACCAGCTGACCAAACTGGATGACGGATGGGCCGCAAAAGGTGTCCTGATGTCGATGGTCGCAAGCGACGGCCCGCACTACGGCGATAACGTCAAGCTGAGTGGACCCGGCAAGTATCGGCTCGAATTTGTGGTCAATACCGGCGGCGAAGGCCATGGCCATTTCGGGCGCCACGTCGACAAGGAAACGGGAGTGGCCCCCTGGCCGCAGCCGGTCACGGTAACCTACGAGTTCGTCTTCGCCGGAACGGGCAAGAAGGGCGGCTACTAGGATGCGGCCCGTCCCGGCGCTACTTCTTGCAACCTTCCTTTCACTTTCAGCGTCGGCCGGCGTGTCCCAAGCGGACGGCGACCCGGTCTTCGTCATCGAGTTCAAGGACGGTGCGATCGAGCCGGCCGAACTGGTCGTTCCGGCGGGCGTGCGTTTCAAGCTGGAGCTTCACAACACCGGCAACAGCCCGGTCGAGTTCGAGAGCATCGTACTGCGCAAGGAGAAAGTGCTCGGGCCGGGCGCATCGAGTTTCATCGTCATCCGACGGCTTGATCAGGGCGAGTACGAATTCTTCGACGACTTTCATCTCGACATGCCTCCGGCCAGGCTGATCGCAAAATAGGAATTCGAGCGCATGTCCGGAAACATGATCCAGATATTCGTCGTCGTGTGGCGCGAGAGCATCGAGGCGCTGTTGGTGATTGGAATCCTCAGCGCCTGGCTGATGAGACAACCGGTACCCGCGCGAAAGAAAGGCCAATCCTACCTTCGCGCCGGCGTTCTTGTGGGCCTGCTGCTGGCACTCATGATCGCCAGCGTCATTCTCTTTGTCGACGAATGGCTGGATGGCGATCGCCAGGACTACTTTCAGGCAACAATGGTCTTCGTCGCTGCAGCTCTGATCATGCAGATGGTGTTCTGGATGCGCAGCCACGGGCGGCAGATTCAACAGACGCTGGAAAACAGCGCAGGCAAGGCGTTGGCGGCTGCGAATGGCTGGGGACTGTTGCTGCTTGCAGCGCTCGCGATTGCCCGCGAGGGCAGCGAGACCGCGGTCTTTCTCTATGGGATCCTGGCATCGTCGAACGGCAGCATCGGCCTTGACGCCATCGTTGCCATGGCGCTCGGCTTCGGTGCGGCGCTGGGTTGCTACTTGCTCCTGCAGGTCGGTGCACGAGCCCTGACCTGGAAAGTGTTTTTCCGCCTGAGTGAGATCATGCTCCTGATCCTTGCCGGGTCGCTGCTGATGAGCGGTGTGGACAAGCTGATCGGGCTCGACCTCCTGCCGCCGCTGTCACCACCCTTGTGGAATACGGCCTGGCTTCTCGACGACGGTCATGGGATCGGTAGCCTGATCGCCTCGCTGACCGGCTACCGCGCCCGGCCGGAACTGCTGCCCCTGATGGTTTTTGCCGGGTACTGGCTCGCTGCAGTCCTTCTGCTCGGCGGCTGGAAATCCCGACGGGCGGCGGTCGCGTCATGAATATCTTCAATGCCGTCCCCTCGACGTATGCCGCCCCTGCAAAGTCTGATCCGTGGCGGAAGATCGGCGACTGGCTGTTTCGCCACCGTCTTCATATCCAGATAGCCCAATGGATCGTTGTGGGTTTCTACCTGGCCCTGCTGATCGTGCCACTCCTTCTGCCGCTACCCGATCGCACGGCCACTATCTGGAACAATACCATCCGCTTCGCCCAGTTCATGTTCTGGGGCATCTGGTGGCCGTTCGTCATCCTCGGCACCGCCCTTGTCGGCCGCATGTGGTGCGGCCTGCTATGCCCGGAAGGGTCTCTCTCGGAGTTGGCCAGCCGCCATGGTCGTGGCGGCGCGATCCCGAAATGGGTGCAGTGGTCCGGCTGGCCGACGGCCGCATTCGCACTCACCACGCTCTATGGACAGATGACGAGCGTCTACCAGTACCCGAAGCCGGCAGCACTCATCCTTGGCGGCTCGACGGTGGCGGCGATTGCGGTCGGCTACGCCTACGGCCGCAACAAGCGCGTCTGGTGCAAGTATCTCTGCCCGGTCGGCGGGGTGTTTGCGCTACTTTCCAAGTTGGCGCCGCTGCATTTCCGCGTCGATCCCGTGTTGTGGCGATTGTCTCAGGATCGGGGCGAGAAGCCCGGCGCAGTCGATTGTGCGCCGTTGGTGGCGCTCCGAACGATGCGCGGCGCCAGCGATTGCCACATGTGCGGCCGCTGCAGCGGCTTTCGCGGCGCCATCACGCTGGCGCGCCGGTCTCCCAGCCATGAGATCGTCCATGTGGCCGGCGTAACACCGAAGCCGGCCGAGACCGTGCTGATCCTCGCAGGGCTGATGGGGCTCGCGGTCGGCGCATTCCATTGGAGCGCCAGCCCCTGGTTTGTTACTACCAAGCAGGCCCTGGCCGAATTCCTCGTCGAGGCGGGGTGGGTAGGGGCGCTCGAAATCACCCTGCCGTGGTGGATCCTGACGAACTATCCGCAGCGCAACGACGTGCTGACATTGGCGGATGGTGTCTTGCTCGTGGGCTACGTCCTTGCCACCGCCCTTGCGGTGGCCATCCTGCTTTCCACATCACTGGCATTCGCCGTGCGTTGCCTCGGCCGATGGGACATCCGTCGCTTCCATCATCTGGCCCAGACCCTCATTCCGCTTGCGGGAGCGGGCCTCTTCCTCGGCCTTTCGGCGATGACCGTCACCCAGTTGAGGTCCGACGGCATCATCATCCCGTTTGTCGCCGAGCTGCGGGCGCTTCTGCTTTGCCTTGCCACGGCATGGAGCGCCTACCTGGGCTGGCGCGTCGGCGGGCTATATTGCCCGGCGCCCGTCGCTCGCATCGGCGCCATGCTGTGCCTTTCGAGTGCGTGGGCAACAGCTGTCTCGGGCTGGGTGTTGTTCTTCTGGCTGTGGTAGCACGTGGCTAGTTCGCGCCGAGCCTGCAGATCAGGAGCGGGTGCGGGCGCTCAGCACCGGACGTGGGATCGGACGACGAAGCGCCGACAGGTGCGCAGCAACGAAAAGTGACCAGCCGACCATCCAGAGCAACACGGCAATGGGCATGAGATCTGTCGCTTGTGTCGGAAACAGACCGGCTGCGATCCGGACAGGAGTGGACAGCCACACGAGCGCGAAGGCGAAGGCGAGGGCAGGTGAAAGAACAAGATAATCGCCCCGTCGCAGCATCGCTGCACGCGCCGTGATCGCAAGCATCATCGTGCCCATGGCGCCCATGGTCAGGCCGTGCAAGGCCGTCGCCACATTGATCATGTCGGGCCGGAGCAAGGCAAGCCCGAGCAGCACCAGTCCGGCCGGGAGCCAGATCCAGGCAAGATGAAGCAAGAGGAGTGCGGGATATCGAATGGTGCTGAATGTCCGCCATCCGGACATCCGGGTGAAGTTCACGGCGCCGGCGCCGATGAGGCAGATGCCGGCGAAGGTATCCACCTCCATTATCGCCAGGCAAACCCCGGCCAAAAGCAACACCGTCGCAAAGATAGACATTCGGTGGCTGTCTTGCAGACGCTGAGGGGACCTCGTCCGTTCGAGCCAGTGGCGCGTGAAGGCGGGCACGGCGCGGCCACCAATGGCGTTGATCAACAGCGCAAAGATCAGGACGGCAACGAGCGCCGCCCGTCCATCGCGAAAATCATGCGGATCGGAAAGCAGCACGAAGTCAGCGGCGACAAGGCCGAAAACAGGCCCGAGAAGCCAGGCCTTTGTCCAGAGGCGGGCCGAGACCAGTTGCCAGGCAAGATACGCACCGAGGGCAAGAAAATAGACAAGGACTGCGGCGGCCTGGACTGTGAACGGCAGCGAGTCCGCCGGAGCGAAACCGACGCGCGCAAGGATCCACAGCACCGAAAGCGTGAGCGTCACGACGCCGGAGACGGTTCCCCGTCCGGTCCACGCCGGCAATGCCGTCAACAGATAGCCGCCGACTGCCGCACCCCCCATTCCGAACGTGAGCTCGTGCAGATGCCAGAGGACGGGATCCCGTCCGCTCACGTCCGGAAACAGCCAGACCGAGGGCGCCGCCACCGCCCATAGTCCCGAATACAGGAACAATGGGCGATGCGGCGCCTGCCAGAACGGATGGACTGTCCAGCGTGTCAAGGATGGTGTCAGGTCGGCACGCCGTTTCGCTCGAAGCGCGGGAAGAGTACGCCGTCTTCCAGATGCATATGGGTTACGAGGTCGTCACAGAACTTGCGCACGCCCGTATAGAGTGCGGTCCAGGACCCGCACGCGCCCTGCGGCAGCACCAGTCCGTGCGTGGCATGTTCGATCGCGGCCAGCAATTTCGCCGTATCGTCATGTTCGTCGCGCATCTGGGCAAGCGGGTGATCGATCATCGGGCTGCCGCCGCGACGCATCATCGGAAACAGCAACTGCTCCTCGCGGTGCATGTGGCCCTCGAGATCCTCGCGCATGGCGATCAATGCGTCCGCGAGGCCCAGCGGCGCGTTCGGATTGTCGCCGTGCACGCGTTCCACCTTCTGCGCCAGCGGGATCAGCCATTCGAGCTCTTCGCGATGAACCTGGTGGTACCGGTTGATGAGGTGATCGATCAGAGCTCCGGTTTCTTCCGGTGCGTCGCGACCAGCGGCCGCCGCGAGTGCCTCAAGTTTGGCAATCAGCGCTTCGGGCACTAGTCCGGCTTCGCTTGCCGCATCGGCGAGCGAGACGTTGCCGCCGCAACAGAAATTGATGCCGGCGCGGCGAAAGAGCTCTGCAGCACCGGGCAGCTCGGCTGCGACAGCGCTGACGGTCTTGTCCAGGGAAATATCGATCATAGGTGGTCTCCTTCGCGGGTCGGCTGGGTTCTTGTCGTTGCCTGAGGCTGATGTTCAGCGGGTCGGGCGGAAGCTTGCAATCCATGCCGGATCGGTTTCGATGCGGCCTGCACCAATCAGGTCCAGGCAATAGGGAATGGCGGCAAAAACGGTATTGAGGCTGAGGCGGATCGAGGCCGGATTGCCGGGGAGGTTGACGATCAGGGTTCTGCCGCGGACGCCGGCCGTCTGCCGCGACAGGATCGCCGTCGGCGTCTGCTGCAGGCTGGCGCGGCGCAGTTGCTCGCCAAAGCCCGGCAGCTCCTTGGTAAGGATCGCAACGGTTCCCTCCGGCGTTTCGTCGCGCGGCGAGGGACCGGTGCCGCCGGTGGTCAGGACGAGGTCGACACCGTCCTCGTCGCAGAGCGCGGCAAGCGTCGTGCTCACGCTGTCCCGGCCGTCCGGAATGAGCCTGCAGACCGTCTCGAAAGGCGTTGTGATGACGGTGCGCAGCCACGCCTCGATCTCCGGGCCACCACGATCGGGATATTCGCCGCGGCTTGCACGATCGGAGACGGTGACGATCGCTATTCGAACGGGGTCTCGGGGCTCCATGGCCGTTGCGCTCATGATTGGATCAGCCCTCCCAAGGTTGGGCGATCGGCCCGGAGGGCAATGCCAGAAGGTCGATTGCCCGAGCGGCGAGGTGGTCGATGATCTCGTCGACCGACTTTGGTCGGTGATAGAAGGCCGGCACCGGCGGCATGACGATCGCGCCCATTTCCGTCACCGCGCACATGCTGCGCAGATGGCCGAGATGCAGCGGCGTTTCACGGGCGAGCAGCACCAGACGCCGCCGCTCCTTCAACTGCACGTCCGCCGCACGCGTCAGAAGAGAATCGGCCCGCCCCGTGGCAATGGCTGACAGGGTCTGCATGGAGCAGGGGGCGACAATCATGCCGCGGACCGGAAAGGAGCCGCTGGCGATCGAGGCGCCGATGTCGGTGTTCGGATGGTGTCGATGAACGCGCGGCAGGAGATATTCCAAAGCAGCCGGGCCGTGCTCCAGGTCCAGCGTGCGCAGCGCAGCGTCGGAGACGACGAGGTGGGTCTCGACATCGGCGATCTCCGCCAGCCGCTCGATGATCCGCACCGCAATTGCCGCACCCGAGGCGCCGGAGATGCCGACGACGACACGTTCGGTCATGACGCGACGTCTCCCAACCCGAGCGAAGCCCAGATCCGGTCTACCTTCGAGGCGACCTCCGGCGACATCTTCAAAACCTGCCCCCACTCGCGATCGGTCTCGGAGCCGATCTTGGTGGTGGCATCAAGGCCGAGCTTGCCGCCGAGTCCGGAGCGCGGGGAGGCGAAATCGAGATAGTCGATCGGCGTGTTCTCCACGACCATCAGGTCGCGGCTCGCATCGAAGCGGGTGGAAAGGGCCCAGATCACGTCCTGCCAGTTCTTCACGTCAATGTCGCTGTCCACGGCGATGATCAGCTTGGTGTAGTTGAATTGCGGCAGGATCGACCACAGCCCCATCATGATCCGCCGTGCCTGTCCCGGATAGCGCTTGTCGATCGACACCACCATCACACGGTAGGAGCAGCCCTCCGGCGGCAGCCACAGGTCGCGGATCTCGGGGAACTGCCGTTTCACCAAAGGTACGAACAGCTCCGTCATGGCCTCGCCCAGCCGGGAAGGCTCGTCCGGCGGCCGGCCGGTATAGGTGGACAGATAGATCGGGCTCTTGCGCATGGTGATCGCCGAAAGCGTCATCACCGGAAACTCTTCGACGGAGTTGTAGTAGCCGGTGTGGTCCCCATAGGGACCTTCGGCGGCCGTCTCATTGGCTGAGACTGTTCCTTCCAGCACGATTTCCGCATTGGCGGGAACCGGCAGCGGAACGCTCACCCCTTGCGCGACCTCCTGCCGCTTGCCCTTGAGCAGTCCGGCAAAGTTCAGTTCACTCATGCCGTCCGGCAGCGGCATGACGGCTGAGAGGATCGTGGCGGGATCCGCGCCGATCACAACTGCAACCGGCATGTCCCGGCCAAGCGCCTGCCAGAGTCGATGGTGGCGTGCGCCGCCGCGATGGGCAAGCCAGCGCATGATGAGACGATTCCGCCCCAATTTCTGCATCCGGTAGATGCCGACATTGACGTCATTCGGGTCGTCCGGCGCCTGCGTGATCACCAGCGGCCAGCTGACGAGCGGCGCGGGTTCGCCGGGCCAGCAGCTCTGGATCGGCAGGCGATCGAGATCGAGATCGCCGTCGCGCCAGATCACCTGCTGGCAGGGGGCACGTGTCACGGAACGCGGATTTATGGACAGCGCCGCCTTCAGGTGCGGCAGTTTCTGCCAGGCGTCGCGCATCGAGCGCGGTGGCTTCGGGTCACGCAGATCGGCAAGGAAATCAGCCAGTTGCGGCAAGCCGCCACTTTCCAGTCCGAGCCCCCACTCGATCCTCTCCCGCGTGCCGAAAAGATTGGCGAGCAGCGGAATAGGCTGCACGTTGCCGGCAGCGTCGACCGGATTTTCGAACAGGAGTGCCGGGCCTTCGTCGGCAAGCACCCGTCGATGGATCTCGGTGATTTCATGTACCAGCGAGACGGGACGGGAAATGCGCTTCAGCCTTGCCCGGCTCTCGAGCATGGCTACGAATTCCTGGAGACCAGAAAAACTGCGCGGAATGGGGACATCGGCTTTCATTGCCCAAGCTTTGCCGGGAAATATTCGGCAGTCTTTGCGATAGCGCAAACTGACGCGGCGTGGCCTTCCTTAGGGTCGGGGCGATACGTTCACTGTCTAAGGTTCGTCGCATGCCTCTTCCGTCCACCTTGGTCGCGCCCATCGCCGTTACCCCTCTATGGCTGATCGAGCGCGTCGCAAGGACGATCTTTGCCGGGGTCCTCCGGGCTCATCCCGATCTTTTCGAGCGTCTCGGTGAGTATCGGCAAACGCGATACTGTTTTTCGCCTTCCGACTTGCCCCTGAATTTTGTCGTTGTTCCCGCGACCAGGACGCTCAACGTTTCGCGCAAACCGCAGAAGCCCGCCTCTGACGCCTGTATAGAGGGGCCGCTCGTGCTGTTGCTGGGCCTTCTCGAGGGCCGGTGCGATGCCGACGCTCTGTTCTTCTCGCGTGACCTCACCGTTACCGGCGACATGGAGGCGATGCTGGCACTTCGCAACGCGCTCGACGATAGCGTGATCGACCTGCCGGAAGAGCTCGGGTCGCTTGCCGGGCCGCTGGCGCCGTTTGTCACGGGCACGGCGCGCTACATCCGCAAGCAGGCGCTCGAAGGGAAGGCCGCGACATGGAACTGATATGCCCCGCAGGCACGCCGGCCGCATTCCGCGAAGCCGTCGATGCCGGCGCCGATACCGTCTATTGCGGCTTCCGCGACGAGACCAATGCCCGCAATTTCCCCGGACTGAACTTCAGCCGCCAGGAACTACGCGAGTCGATCGACTATGCGCGCAAGAAGGACGTACAGACGTACGTCGCCCTCAACACTTTCATGCGGGCCGGCGACGAGACACTCTGGTACCGGGCTGCCGACGATGCCGTAAAGATGGGCGCCGACGCGTTGATCGTCGCCGATTTTGGCTTGATGGCCTATGTGGCCGAAAATTACCCTGAGCAGCGGCTGCATGTATCCGTGCAAGCCTCCGCCTCGAACCGGGACGCCATTCAGTTCCTGATTGACGCTTTCGGCGCAAAGCGCGTGGTGCTGCCGCGCGTCCTGACGGTGCAGGATATCGCCCGGCTGACGCGGCAGATCAAGTGTGAGGTCGAGGTCTTCGCCTTTGGTGGCTTGTGCGTCATGGCGGAAGGGCGCTGCTCGCTCTCGTCCTATGCCACCGGCAAGTCGCCGAACATGAACGGCGTCTGCTCGCCTGCCAGCCATGTGAAATACCGGCAGGACGGCAAGACGCTCGTGTCCGAACTCGGCGAATACACGATCAACCGCTTCGCCCCCGGCGAAGCATCCGGCTATCCGACGCTCTGCAAGGGGCGCTTCGAGATCGGCGACACGCACGGTTATGCGTTCGAGGACCCGGTATCGCTGGATGTCGTAGATCATATAGACGCGCTGAAGGATGCCGGTGTCTCTGCGCTCAAGATCGAGGGGCGGCAACGTGGCAAGGCCTATGTCGCCGAAGTGGTCTCGAGCCTGAAGCGCGCTTTGGCTGCCCAGCCGGCGGAACGGGCCGCGCTTGTTTCACGCCTCCGCTCGATGAGCGAGGGCCAGCGCACCACTTCGGGTGCCTATGAAAAGCGCTGGCGATAGGGGATATCATGACGAACGCGTTCAAGCCGACGCTGAGCCTCGGCCCAGTCTACTATCTTTGGGATGGTCCGAAGTGGCGAGACTTCTATTTCCGTATCGCCGACGAGGCGCCAGTGGAACACGTGACGCTCGGCGAAACGGTCTGTTCTAAGCGCCAGCATTTCACCGAGCCCCATGTCGCCGAGGTCATCGAGCGGCTTGAAGCGGCTGGCAAGAAGGTCACGCTGTCTACGCTCGCCATGGTCACGCTGGAACGCGAGAGCCGGCATGTGCGCGACCTGATCCGCGACAGCGTCCATCCGATCGAGGCCAACGACCTCGCAGCACTTGGCCTGATCCAGGGCAAGCCGCATTCGATCGGCCCGCTGGTGAACGTCTACAGTGCAGCAACGGCACGGGTCCTCGCTGCCCGCGGCGCCGATAACATCTGCCTGCCACCTGAGCTTCCCATGAGCTCGATCGAGCACATCCTGCAGGCGATGCCCGAATTTTCCTTTGAGATCTTTGCTTTCGGCCGCATGCCGCTCGCGATTTCGGCGCGCTGCGCGCACGCCCGGTCCAAGGGGCTGACGAAGGACAACTGCCAGTTCATCTGTGGCGAGGAGCCGGACGGGCTGCCGCTTCGCACCCTCGACCGCCAGTCGTTCCTGGTGCTCAACGGCGTGCAGACCATGTCAAACAGCTGTGTTGTTCTGCTCGATGAACTGCCCGCACTTGCCGCCGCCGGGATCGCTCGGGTGCGCCTGTCGCCGCAGGTCTGCGATATGGTCGCCGTGGCCCAACTGTACCAGGCTGTGATCGAAGGAAGCATGGATGGGGAGGAAGCCACCGCGAAGCTGGCGGAAGTTTATCCCGAAGCGACCTTTTCCAACGGCTTTTTCCACCAGCGGGAAGGGGCGGCATGGGTGGCGAGGGCCCGCGATGCCGCGCTGGGGCACGGCTGAGCCCCAGGACACAAGTTGTGCGTTGATTGGCTCGCAATTGTTGCGCGCCTTCGTCCTGCGCCTCAGAGGGCGCGGGGCTCGCCCCTCAGAAATTGCTTGTCGAGTTCTTAGTGCTGCTCGTGTGCTGAACCGCCTCGGATCGGCCGGCGCGGATAGCTGTTACCGCTGCCTCTCCGCTCACCGCCGCCGAACTCCAGTTCCAGCAGGTCGAGGAAAGGCCCGGTATCTCCAGGGCCGATGGTCTGCGACATCAGGATATCCAGCAGGCTGTCTCTATCTTGGCATCGCGGCGGAAGTTTCATCGGGCGTCCTCATCGATAGTGCTCCGCGGCGTCACGGCGGTTGAATTGTCTGGCCTTAGCTGCCGCCATCGCTCACTGCGTTCTCTTCAAGGCGCAACATCTCTCGAAGAAGGGTTGAACCGAGCGCTGCTTCCGATGCGATGTCGTGAAGGAGCAGGCTTGCTTCGGAGAGTTCTCCCTCGTCCGCTGCCGTAGGATCGAAATCCCCGAGCAGATCGAGCAGGGCCGTGATCTTGCGTTTCTGGGTTCGCACCGCATCCGCAAGGCGCTTCTTTTCCCGGCGTTGTTCGA encodes:
- a CDS encoding peptidase U32 family protein → MELICPAGTPAAFREAVDAGADTVYCGFRDETNARNFPGLNFSRQELRESIDYARKKDVQTYVALNTFMRAGDETLWYRAADDAVKMGADALIVADFGLMAYVAENYPEQRLHVSVQASASNRDAIQFLIDAFGAKRVVLPRVLTVQDIARLTRQIKCEVEVFAFGGLCVMAEGRCSLSSYATGKSPNMNGVCSPASHVKYRQDGKTLVSELGEYTINRFAPGEASGYPTLCKGRFEIGDTHGYAFEDPVSLDVVDHIDALKDAGVSALKIEGRQRGKAYVAEVVSSLKRALAAQPAERAALVSRLRSMSEGQRTTSGAYEKRWR
- a CDS encoding U32 family peptidase, whose protein sequence is MTNAFKPTLSLGPVYYLWDGPKWRDFYFRIADEAPVEHVTLGETVCSKRQHFTEPHVAEVIERLEAAGKKVTLSTLAMVTLERESRHVRDLIRDSVHPIEANDLAALGLIQGKPHSIGPLVNVYSAATARVLAARGADNICLPPELPMSSIEHILQAMPEFSFEIFAFGRMPLAISARCAHARSKGLTKDNCQFICGEEPDGLPLRTLDRQSFLVLNGVQTMSNSCVVLLDELPALAAAGIARVRLSPQVCDMVAVAQLYQAVIEGSMDGEEATAKLAEVYPEATFSNGFFHQREGAAWVARARDAALGHG